The genome window TAGATCTCTTTTTGAAGATACTGGTTTTCTCCATGAATAATATACAGCCGTGCCAGCGGCTGGGTCAATATGCGCTCCTTTATTTTATTCAAGGCACATCCTCCTAGTAACGACTCCTGCTGCAGATTAGGTTTTCGCTATTTAGACTTTGAATACCTGCCGAGCATTCCTGCCCAAATATAGAATGACACGGCTCCCTCTTGATCAGTTCTTGCTGTCTTGATCCCCATGTCCGCAAGGAACTCCATTACATCCGGATCAGGATGGCCAAAAGAGTTTTTACCCACTGTCACAACAGCGTAGTCAGGCTGTACAGTTTGATAAAATTGAGGCAGGAGTGCAGTTTTACTGCCGTGGTGAGGGACTTTAATCAAATCGACTTGGGGTAGATTGCCGCGCTGCAGCAGGTCAATCATACCCTCCCAGTCCAAATCACCGGTAAAAAGCACATTTCTGCCCTGATAATTAAGATTAATTACTAAACTGTTATTGTTTAAATCAGACCCAGTCCCAGCCAAAAGCTGGTCCGGATGGAAAATCTCTAACCGTACACCGCCCCGCAGCAGCAGCTGATCACCAGCTCTTAACTGTCGATAGGGAATATGCTTAGAATCGATCAGCTCCAAATACTTTACATAAGTGGCAGTTGTATGAGGCTGACCATTATCCAGTACCATTCCTACGCTGAAGTTTTCCAGCACCGCAAGCAGACCAAACAAATGATCTTCATGAGGATGGCTGAGAATAACCAGATCGATGTGTTCCACTCCCTTATACTGCAGGTACGGAACCACGGTTTCTAAGCCAACATTTCTGCCCCTCAGCTGCCAGTAAACCGAATCTCCGCCGCCATCAATCAAAATATGCTGCTTATACGGAGTGCGGATGAAAATGCAGTCTCCCTGACCGACATCAAGAAAGGTAATTTCAAGGGGTATGCGAACTGGTTGGGGCATACTTAGGATCATAACCAAAGTTAAGATCCTAGAGCTCACCTTGATTAATGTTGGTTTCCCAATCCTAATATACTCTTTTCTAACCTGTAAACCCATCCAAGAGAAGAGCAAAAACCAGCCCCAAACAAGAGAAAAGGATTTGATCGGAACTGATATCACACACCCGAGGTTTGAAAGGAGTCGACAGAGGAGGTCCGTTAAACCAGTGACTCTGTCTAGTAAAAATCCTCCTAGAAACGCAAGTCTCCCAAATGCCCCTAAAACCAGTCCGCCTACCAGCAAGATTGAGACAAAAGGAAGCATTAAGTAAGTCGCGATGGGACCCATCAGCGCAGCTTCCGAAAAATGATAAAGTAAGAGTGGAAATATACTCAGCTGCGCAGCAAGGGAAATCGCGATCGAATTGACAAAGTGCTTTATAATCCTTGATACCCATCCGCCTGTTATTCTGGCAGTTAGTTTTCTTATCAACGGATTCCATAGAATAATTCCGCCGCTGGCAGCAAAAGAAAGCTGAAAACCTATCTGCCAAAGATAGCTTGGAGAAATAACAAGCATAATAGTACCAATTAAACTCCATAAGTGCAGTCCATCCAAATGACGGTTTGATCCGAAAGCAGCGATTACAGCTGCCAGCCAGGCCCGCCAAGCAGAAGGTTTAGCACCGCTTAACAGCACATAAACAAGCAGCAGCACCGTGAACAGCACTGTTTTAAAGGTCTGGGAACCCGGCATAGGACGCAGTACTGCCCAGATAAATACTGCAAGTAAGCCGATATGCATTCCCGATATAGATAATAAATGGGCTATACCCAGCTGTTCCCACCAAGCAAGCTGCTGAGCGCTGAGTTCACTGCGATCACCTAACACTATGGCGGTGAGCAGCTGCGGAGAACGCATATTTTCTCGATAATTATTTTTTACATATTCCCGCAGGCTGTTCAGAAAAAGCCTAGCGCGGTTCTTCTTTTCTAAGACTGTAAACTCATCGACTTCCACAAAGGCATACACGCCCTGCCCCCGCAGATAACTTCGGTAATCAAATTCGCCCGGATTGCGGGCGCTGTCCGGTTTTGTGACGCGCCCGCAAACGGACAACCAAAGCCCTGGTGCAAGATCGACATCCAGCGGCAGATGCACGGCCAATTTGGCCTTAAGCTCTGGGGATTGGACAATAACCCGCTGGTAGTAGGTTAATCTCCGCACACTGACAACTTCTCCTGTAACTGCTGCTTGGAAATCTGCATCCGGCAGAATACCCATATCGGTAACGCCGAGCAAGTATCCAGCACAGATCATCAGCAGCCAGAAAAATCCTACCGCTCCGCTCTTTCCCCGATACTCAAGGAAGAACCAGCATACTGCAATTACCCCAGCCACTGCTGCAGCAATTACTGCGTACTCTGCATACTGCGACAAATAGATTCCCACAGCCAGCAGGGGAAAAACAAGAAGGAAAGGACGAGTTTTATTGTTCAACATGCGGTACAGCTAAGCAGATAAACGGTTTAATTCTTTCTAATCTTTTTTGTCCAATCCCAGATACGGTCAGAAGATCCTCAAACTTGAGGAAGAACTTTTCGCGGCGCTTTTCAATTATTCTTTCAGCTAACACCGAACCTATTCCGGGCAGCTGCTGCAGCTCTTTGGAGACAGCCCAGTTGATGTGAATCAACTTGCATTCCTCTAAATCATGCTCTGTTCCGTCTGGATTAAGAGCCTTGGTTACTGCGATCGGAATCTCTCCATCAGCCGGCGCCGCAGATCCTGCGCTTAATTCGTCCAGCTCTTCTGCTCCAGTTGAATCTGTTATTTCGTTCAAATCATTAGATTCTCTTAATTGTGCAGATGCAGGTGGGCCTGCTGCATCTGCAGCTGCCAAAAAGCGCACTGCTTTTTGGCGGGACACAAAGAGGTCAATACCGTTTCCAATCAGAATCATGGCAACCAACGCGAAAACGATCACGCGCTGCCGCGCAGTCATTTATCTTACTCCCTTCTGACCTCTTCCCTTGGGTGCATTTTTTCTATTCGACATAATCCCGCAAAATCCTCCTTATTTGCCATTTTTCTGAATACCGTGCGTAAAAGAAAAGGTGGAGGATCGCCTCCACCTTTTCTATAACCGGTATCCCATCAGCGCCAGCGCCAATAAGGCCGCTGATATCAGCAGGATGGGGACCCCCCTAAACGGTTTTGGAACATTCGCTAACGCCAGACGTTCCCTTATCCCAGCCATAACAATCAACACTAAACCATAACCTACAGCGCATGCTGCTCCATAA of Bacillota bacterium contains these proteins:
- a CDS encoding helix-hairpin-helix domain-containing protein, yielding MTARQRVIVFALVAMILIGNGIDLFVSRQKAVRFLAAADAAGPPASAQLRESNDLNEITDSTGAEELDELSAGSAAPADGEIPIAVTKALNPDGTEHDLEECKLIHINWAVSKELQQLPGIGSVLAERIIEKRREKFFLKFEDLLTVSGIGQKRLERIKPFICLAVPHVEQ
- a CDS encoding DNA internalization-related competence protein ComEC/Rec2, with product MLNNKTRPFLLVFPLLAVGIYLSQYAEYAVIAAAVAGVIAVCWFFLEYRGKSGAVGFFWLLMICAGYLLGVTDMGILPDADFQAAVTGEVVSVRRLTYYQRVIVQSPELKAKLAVHLPLDVDLAPGLWLSVCGRVTKPDSARNPGEFDYRSYLRGQGVYAFVEVDEFTVLEKKNRARLFLNSLREYVKNNYRENMRSPQLLTAIVLGDRSELSAQQLAWWEQLGIAHLLSISGMHIGLLAVFIWAVLRPMPGSQTFKTVLFTVLLLVYVLLSGAKPSAWRAWLAAVIAAFGSNRHLDGLHLWSLIGTIMLVISPSYLWQIGFQLSFAASGGIILWNPLIRKLTARITGGWVSRIIKHFVNSIAISLAAQLSIFPLLLYHFSEAALMGPIATYLMLPFVSILLVGGLVLGAFGRLAFLGGFLLDRVTGLTDLLCRLLSNLGCVISVPIKSFSLVWGWFLLFSWMGLQVRKEYIRIGKPTLIKVSSRILTLVMILSMPQPVRIPLEITFLDVGQGDCIFIRTPYKQHILIDGGGDSVYWQLRGRNVGLETVVPYLQYKGVEHIDLVILSHPHEDHLFGLLAVLENFSVGMVLDNGQPHTTATYVKYLELIDSKHIPYRQLRAGDQLLLRGGVRLEIFHPDQLLAGTGSDLNNNSLVINLNYQGRNVLFTGDLDWEGMIDLLQRGNLPQVDLIKVPHHGSKTALLPQFYQTVQPDYAVVTVGKNSFGHPDPDVMEFLADMGIKTARTDQEGAVSFYIWAGMLGRYSKSK